In Croceicoccus sp. Ery15, a genomic segment contains:
- a CDS encoding F0F1 ATP synthase subunit A produces the protein MASEAKVDPMHQFTIEPMFGSDAWAIGGYNIAFTNSALWMAISVVVLWVFVAGGMKRQLVPGRWQMAVESFTGFIDDMLEANVGKAGRKYVPYIFSLFMFILFANILGLLPLGVIGLHPFTFTSHFTVTGVLAIISFSIVLIVGFAKHGLHFFSLFVPHGTPVPMIPVIFVVELISFMVRPFSLGLRLFVAMMAGHVLLEVLSSFVIGAGNHSAGIFALAGIPSFLLMVGICALEILVAGIQAYVFALLTSVYLNDAENLH, from the coding sequence GTGGCAAGCGAAGCCAAGGTCGATCCGATGCACCAGTTCACCATCGAACCGATGTTCGGTTCGGATGCGTGGGCCATCGGCGGCTATAACATTGCTTTCACCAACAGCGCGCTGTGGATGGCCATTTCGGTCGTCGTGCTCTGGGTGTTCGTCGCGGGCGGGATGAAGCGCCAGCTGGTGCCGGGCCGCTGGCAGATGGCCGTGGAAAGCTTCACCGGCTTTATCGACGATATGCTCGAAGCCAATGTGGGCAAGGCAGGGCGTAAATATGTGCCCTATATCTTCTCGCTGTTCATGTTCATCCTGTTCGCCAATATCCTCGGCCTGCTGCCGCTGGGCGTGATCGGGCTGCATCCCTTTACCTTCACCAGCCATTTCACCGTTACGGGCGTGCTGGCGATCATCTCTTTCTCGATCGTGCTGATTGTCGGTTTCGCGAAGCACGGTCTGCACTTCTTCTCGCTGTTCGTGCCGCATGGCACGCCGGTTCCCATGATCCCCGTGATCTTCGTGGTCGAACTGATCAGCTTCATGGTGCGTCCCTTCAGCCTTGGTCTGCGTTTGTTCGTGGCCATGATGGCAGGGCACGTGCTGCTGGAAGTGCTTTCCAGCTTCGTGATCGGCGCGGGCAACCACAGCGCGGGCATTTTCGCGCTGGCCGGTATCCCGAGCTTCCTCCTCATGGTGGGCATTTGCGCACTGGAAATCCTGGTTGCCGGGATCCAGGCCTATGTGTTCGCCCTGCTGACCAGCGTCTATCTGAACGACGCCGAAAATCTTCACTGA